One window of the Solanum stenotomum isolate F172 chromosome 11, ASM1918654v1, whole genome shotgun sequence genome contains the following:
- the LOC125844593 gene encoding peroxidase 5-like isoform X3 — MDSKGINLALFACLILSFSSSILAYRTPYWPSIKVGYYRYTCPYAENIVQHFVNIAISRNPGIAAGLIRLHFHDCFVRGCDASVLLDGPNSEKEGIPNKNSLRGFEVIDAAKAALEAACPGVVSCADIVAFAARDSSYKVGRIYYDVQAGRRDGRVSIDSETLTNLPSPFVNATELIKSFARKGMSVDEMVTLSGAHSIGIAHCGVFASRLYPQNNQQNLPIDPEYADFLKSICPPEALTNGTGAANPANLDALTPNRLDNRYYLALKSQKGLMISDQALMANPTTARLVNYNARFGSLWSRKFAAAMIHMGTLDVLTGRNGEIRRNCHFVN, encoded by the exons ATGGATTCCAAAGGCATAAATCTTGCACTTTTTGCTTGCCTCATTTTGTCATTTTCATCGTCTATTCTTGCTTATCGAACACCATATTGGCCATCAATTAAAGTAGGATACTATAGATATACTTGTCCCTATGCCGAAAACATTGTTCAGCATTTTGTAAACATAGCCATCTCTCGTAATCCAGGCATTGCTGCTGGCCTTATCAGGTTACATTTTCATGATTGCTTTGTCAGG GGGTGTGATGCATCTGTGTTATTGGATGGACCAAACTCCGAGAAGGAAGGTATTCCCAACAAGAACAGTTTAAGAGGTTTTGAGGTAATTGATGCTGCAAAAGCTGCACTTGAAGCTGCATGCCCTGGAGTCGTTTCGTGTGCAGATATAGTTGCATTTGCTGCTCGGGACAGTTCTTACAAAGTTGGGAGAATATACTATGATGTCCAAGCTGGACGTCGTGATGGTCGTGTTTCTATTGACTCTGAAACATTGACTAATCTTCCTTCTCCTTTTGTCAATGCCACGGAACTCATCAAGAGTTTTGCAAGGAAAGGTATGTCGGTTGATGAAATGGTGACTCTCTCTGGCGCGCATTCCATTGGTATTGCACATTGCGGTGTTTTTGCTAGCCGTTTGTACCCTCAAAACAATCAACAAAATCTTCCAATTGATCCTGAATACGCAGACTTCTTGAAGTCCATTTGTCCACCAGAAGCACTTACAAATGGGACGGGAGCTGCTAATCCCGCGAACCTTGATGCCCTGACACCAAACAGGTTGGATAACAGATACTACTTGGCTTTAAAGAGTCAAAAGGGACTTATGATTTCAGATCAGGCATTGATGGCAAACCCAACAACTGCTAGATTGGTGAACTACAATGCTAGATTTGGTTCCCTTTGGTCTAGGAAGTTTGCAGCAGCAATGATTCACATGGGTACTTTGGATGTCCTCACAGGTCGAAACGGAGAGATTAGGAGGAACTGTCATTTCGTGAACTAA
- the LOC125844593 gene encoding peroxidase 5-like isoform X2 produces the protein MDSKGINLSLFVCLILSFSSSILAYRTPYWPSIKVGYYRYTCPYAEHIIQNVVNRAVSLNPGIAAGLIRLHFHDCFVRGCDASVLLDGPNSEKEGIPNKNSLRGFEVIDAAKAALEAACPGTVSCADIVAFAARDSSYKVGRIYYDVQAGRRDGRVSIDSETLTNLPSPFVNATELIKSFARKGMSVDEMVTLSGAHSIGIAHCGVFASRLYPQNNQQNLPIDPEYADFLKSICPPEALTNGTGAANPANLDALTPNRLDNRYYLALKSQKGLMISDQALMANPTTARLVNYNARFGSLWSRKFAAAMIHMGTLDVLTGRNGEIRRNCHFVN, from the exons ATGGATTCCAAAGGCATCAATCTTTCACTTTTTGTTTGCCTCATTTTATCATTTTCGTCGTCTATTCTTGCCTATCGAACACCATATTGGCCATCGATTAAAGTAGGTTACTATAGATATACTTGCCCCTATGCCGAACACATTATTCAAAATGTTGTAAACAGAGCTGTCTCTCTAAATCCAGGCATTGCTGCTGGCCTTATCAGGTTACATTTCCACGATTGCTTTGTCAGG GGGTGTGATGCATCTGTGTTATTGGATGGACCAAACTCCGAGAAGGAAGGTATTCCCAACAAGAACAGTTTACGAGGTTTTGAGGTGATTGATGCTGCAAAAGCTGCACTTGAGGCTGCCTGCCCTGGAACTGTCTCGTGTGCAGACATTGTTGCCTTTGCTGCTCGGGACAGTTCTTACAAAGTTGGGAGAATATACTATGATGTCCAAGCAGGACGTCGTGATGGTCGTGTTTCTATTGACTCTGAAACATTGACTAATCTTCCTTCTCCTTTCGTCAATGCCACGGAACTCATCAAGAGTTTTGCAAGGAAAG GTATGTCGGTTGATGAAATGGTGACTCTCTCTGGCGCGCATTCCATTGGTATTGCACATTGCGGTGTTTTTGCTAGCCGTTTGTACCCTCAAAACAATCAACAAAATCTTCCAATTGATCCTGAATACGCAGACTTCTTGAAGTCCATTTGTCCACCAGAAGCACTTACAAATGGGACGGGAGCTGCTAATCCCGCGAACCTTGATGCCCTGACACCAAACAGGTTGGATAACAGATACTACTTGGCTTTAAAGAGTCAAAAGGGACTTATGATTTCAGATCAGGCATTGATGGCAAACCCAACAACTGCTAGATTGGTGAACTACAATGCTAGATTTGGTTCCCTTTGGTCTAGGAAGTTTGCAGCAGCAATGATTCACATGGGTACTTTGGATGTCCTCACAGGTCGAAACGGAGAGATTAGGAGGAACTGTCATTTCGTGAACTAA
- the LOC125844593 gene encoding peroxidase 5-like isoform X1 codes for MDSKGINLSLFVCLILSFSSSILAYRTPYWPSIKVGYYRYTCPYAEHIIQNVVNRAVSLNPGIAAGLIRLHFHDCFVRGCDASVLLDGPNSEKEGIPNKNSLRGFEVIDAAKAALEAACPGTVSCADIVAFAARDSSYKVGRIYYDVQAGRRDGRVSIDSETLTNLPSPFVNATELIKSFARKGMSVDEMVTLSGAHSIGIAHCGVFASRLYPQNNQQNLPIDPEYADFLKSICPPEALTNGTGAANPANLDALTPNRLDNRYYLALKSQKGLMISDQALMANPTTSRLVNYNARFGSLWSRKFAAAMIHMGTLDVLTGRNGEIRRNCHFVN; via the exons ATGGATTCCAAAGGCATCAATCTTTCACTTTTTGTTTGCCTCATTTTATCATTTTCGTCGTCTATTCTTGCCTATCGAACACCATATTGGCCATCGATTAAAGTAGGTTACTATAGATATACTTGCCCCTATGCCGAACACATTATTCAAAATGTTGTAAACAGAGCTGTCTCTCTAAATCCAGGCATTGCTGCTGGCCTTATCAGGTTACATTTCCACGATTGCTTTGTCAGG GGGTGTGATGCATCTGTGTTATTGGATGGACCAAACTCCGAGAAGGAAGGTATTCCCAACAAGAACAGTTTACGAGGTTTTGAGGTGATTGATGCTGCAAAAGCTGCACTTGAGGCTGCCTGCCCTGGAACTGTCTCGTGTGCAGACATTGTTGCCTTTGCTGCTCGGGACAGTTCTTACAAAGTTGGGAGAATATACTATGATGTCCAAGCAGGACGTCGTGATGGTCGTGTTTCTATTGACTCTGAAACATTGACTAATCTTCCTTCTCCTTTCGTCAATGCCACGGAACTCATCAAGAGTTTTGCAAGGAAAGGTATGTCGGTTGATGAAATGGTGACCCTTTCTGGCGCGCATTCCATTGGTATTGCACATTGCGGTGTTTTTGCTAGCCGTTTGTACCCTCAAAACAATCAACAAAATCTTCCAATTGATCCTGAATACGCGGACTTCTTGAAGTCCATTTGTCCACCAGAAGCACTTACAAATGGAACTGGAGCTGCTAATCCCGCGAACCTTGATGCCCTGACACCAAACAGGTTGGATAACAGATATTACTTGGCTTTAAAGAGTCAAAAGGGACTTATGATTTCAGATCAGGCATTGATGGCAAACCCGACAACTTCTAGATTGGTGAACTATAATGCTAGATTTGGTTCCCTTTGGTCAAGGAAGTTTGCAGCAGCAATGATTCACATGGGTACTTTGGATGTCCTGACAGGTCGAAACGGAGAGATCAGGAGGAACTGTCATTTCGTCAACTAA
- the LOC125844594 gene encoding peroxidase 5-like: protein MDSKGINLSALALFACLILSFSSSIIAYRTPYWPSIKVGYYRYTCPYAEHIVQNVVNRAVSRNPGIAAGLIRLHFHDCFVRGCDASVLLDGPNSEKEGIPNKNSLRGFEVIDAAKAALEAACPGTVSCADIVAFAARDSSYKVGRIYYDVQAGRRDGRVSIDSETLTNLPSPFVNATELIKSFARKGMSVDEMVTLSGAHSIGIAHCGAFASRLYPQNNQQNLPIDPEYADFLKSICPPEALTNGTGAANPANLDALTPNRLDNRYYLALKSQKGLMISDQALMANPTTSRLVNYNARFGSLWSRKFAAAMIHMGTLDVLTGRNGEIRRNCHFVN, encoded by the exons atggatTCCAAAGGCATCAATCTTTCAGCTCTTGCACTTTTTGCTTGCTTGATTTTATCATTTTCGTCGTCTATTATTGCCTATCGAACACCATATTGGCCATCGATTAAAGTAGGTTACTATAGATATACTTGCCCCTATGCCGAACACATTGTTCAAAATGTTGTAAACAGAGCTGTCTCTCGTAATCCAGGCATTGCTGCTGGCCTTATCAGGTTACATTTCCACGATTGCTTTGTCAGG GGGTGTGATGCGTCTGTGTTATTGGATGGACCAAACTCCGAGAAGGAAGGTATTCCCAACAAGAACAGTTTACGAGGTTTTGAGGTGATTGATGCTGCAAAAGCTGCACTTGAGGCTGCCTGCCCTGGAACTGTCTCGTGTGCAGACATCGTTGCCTTTGCTGCTCGGGACAGTTCCTACAAAGTTGGGAGAATATACTATGATGTCCAAGCTGGACGTCGTGATGGTCGTGTTTCTATTGACTCTGAAACATTGACTAATCTTCCTTCTCCTTTTGTCAATGCCACGGAACTCATCAAGAGTTTTGCAAGGAAAGGTATGTCGGTTGATGAAATGGTGACCCTTTCTGGCGCGCATTCTATTGGTATTGCACATTGCGGTGCTTTTGCTAGCCGTTTGTACCCTCAAAACAATCAACAAAATCTTCCAATTGATCCTGAATACGCGGACTTCTTGAAGTCCATTTGTCCACCAGAAGCACTTACAAATGGAACTGGAGCTGCTAATCCCGCGAACCTTGATGCCCTGACACCAAACAGGTTGGATAACAGATATTACTTGGCTTTAAAGAGTCAAAAGGGACTTATGATTTCAGATCAGGCATTGATGGCAAACCCGACAACTTCTAGATTGGTGAACTATAATGCTAGATTTGGTTCCCTTTGGTCAAGGAAGTTTGCAGCAGCAATGATTCACATGGGTACTTTGGATGTCCTGACAGGTCGAAACGGAGAGATCAGGAGGAACTGTCATTTCGTCAACTAA